One segment of Lutra lutra chromosome 12, mLutLut1.2, whole genome shotgun sequence DNA contains the following:
- the NIPSNAP1 gene encoding LOW QUALITY PROTEIN: protein NipSnap homolog 1 (The sequence of the model RefSeq protein was modified relative to this genomic sequence to represent the inferred CDS: inserted 3 bases in 3 codons), translated as MAPRLCSISAAARLLLGGPRPGAGDFAAAARFYSKDNEXSWFRSLFVHKVDPRKDAHSTLLSKKETSNLYKIQFHNVKPECLDAYNSLTEAVLPKLHLDEDYPCSLVGNWNTWYGEQDQAVHLXRFSGGYPALMDCMNKLKSNKEYLEFRKERSQMLLSRRNQMLLEFSFWNEPQPRAGPNIYELRTYKLKPGTMIEWGNNWARAIKYRQENQEAVGGFFSQIGELYVVHHLWAYKDLQSREETRNAAWRKXGWDENVYYTVPLVRHMESRIMIPLKISPLQ; from the exons ATGGCTCCGCGGCTGTGCAGCATCTCTGCGGCGGCGCGGCTGCTGCTGGGGGGCCCGAGGCCCGGCGCCGGGGACTTTGCGGCTGCTGCGCG CTTCTATTCCAAGGACAATG GTAGCTGGTTCCGCTCCCTCTTTGTGCACAAGGTGGATCCCCGGAAGGATGCCCACTCCACCCTGCTATCCAAGAAGGAGACCAGCAACCTCTACAAGATCCAGT TTCACAATGTGAAGCCTGAGTGTCTGGATGCCTACAACAGCCTGAC ggaggcTGTGCTGCCCAAGCTGCACCTGGATGAGGACTACCCCTGCTCGCTCGTGGGCAACTGGAACACATGGTACGGGGAGCAGGACCAGGCAG TACACC TGCGATTCTCAGGTGGCTACCCAGCCCTCATGGACTGCATGAACAAGCTCAAAAGCAACAAG GAGTACCTGGAGTTCCGAAAGGAGCGGAGCCAGATGCTGCTGTCCAGGAGAAACCAGATGCTCCTTGAGTTCAGCTTCTGGAACGAGCCGCAGCCCAGAGCAGGCCCCAACATCTATGAGCTGAGGACATACAAGCTCAAG CCAGGAACCATGATTGAGTGGGGGAACAACTG GGCTCGGGCCATCAAGTACCGGCAAGAGAACCAGGAGGCAGTGGGCGGCTTCTTCTCGCAAATAGGAGAGCTCTACGTTGTGCATCATCTCTGGG CCTATAAAGACCTACAGTCTCGGGAAGAGACTCGAAATGCTGCCTGGAGGA AGGGCTGGGACGAAAATGTCTACTACACAG TCCCACTGGTGCGACACATGGAGTCTCGGATCATGATCCCCTTGAAGATCTCACCTCTCCAGTGa